AGGGCGTGGATGGCCTGTCGATACCTCAGAGTGTGGACTGGAGGAAGGACGGCCTCGTCAGTCCGGTCATGAACCAGGTAGACGCTGACTTGAGAATGAGCTATCATAAACCGAGGATGAGAACAAGCTAATGATCAGCCAGGTGCGAAACACATAAGGTCTTTCTTTTTGTTCGAAGGGGTTATGTGGGTCCTGCTGGGCCTTCAGCTCTATGGGAGCTCTCGAGGGTCAGATGAAGAAGCGAACGGGGGTCCTTGTTCAGCTGAGCCCACAGAACCTGGTGGACTGCAGCACCAGTGAAGGTAACCTCGGCTGCCGGGGAGGATACATCTCCAAATCCTTCAGCTACGTCATCCGCAACGGAGGCGTCGACTCAGAGAGATCCTACCCCTACGAACACAAGGTGCCCCTCTtgattctttgtttgtttgtatttctttagccttcctctgttctttctttctttctttctttctttctttctttctttctttctttctttctttctttcatgtaTGCctgttgcttttttgtttgatccttgttatttgttgattttggttttgttgtttttcatttctttctttcattcttgcTCTTTGGtgtctcattttcttcttcatttgttAGATGTGTCTTTCCTtctatgtttgttttccttgtttgtttgcaaTTCCTTCTTCATTTGCTTgttgtttcttattttcttgtttgCGTGTGGCTTTCCGTTGGATGTCctgtcagttttcagttttggtttttcatatcttcatttgtttattgatttcctgttgtttttttgtttatggattgttttgttgttgttgttgtttgtttgtgtctttattgtgtccccattttctgtttatttctttttttaaatttattttggCTCTCTAAATTCCGTTGTACTTGTTTGTCCATTTCCGGTCGTTATTTCCTCATGTACTCACATCACTTGCTTCCTTCTCCCTTTCTTCAACCCGCTTCCTtccattttttctttactttacttACTCACTTCACTCACTTCATTATGTTTTAGATCTGCAGTTTAGTTTAGAAGATTAACATCCACACTGTGCATCAGTATGGAAGTGTGATTGTATGAATAATGTACAAACTGCACTTTTAAATATTGTGAATTTACACATATTTAcctactgctactactacaaCTCAAGATACATAACTTCCATTGAATGCACTTtaagaggaaaagaaatgttgcaTGATATGAATCGGTGTGATTTAATAGTGATACATAATATGGTTTTGTAATTCTCATTTTTTCTATATGTAGAACGGGAAATGTCGGTACTCTGTAAAGGGAAAGGCCGGCTACTGCTCCGATTTCCACATCCTCCCACGAGGAGACGAGAAGGCTCTGCAGGCTGTGGTGGGGTCAGTGGGACCGGTCTCTGTGGCCATAAACGCCATGCTGCCATCTTTTCATCTGTACAGAGGAGGTGAGTGTAAGGATTAAATGCAAAGAGAGGTCAGCTGACGGGTGTTGACACTGTAGCTGTGACATCCTCGGTATGTTCTTAACCTTCTGCATCTTTCAGGTTTGTACAACGTGCCCAACTGCAACCCAAGGTTCATAAACCACGCCGTCCTGGTCGTGGGCTATGGCACGGAGAGAGGGGAAGACTTCTGGCTCGTGAAAAACAGGTGATTTTGTCTCTTCCAGCTGCAAAGTTTTCACTTGGCATTTGTTTCACCACTcgtgaaaagaaatgtgtgacaCCCCATGTGtgacctctctctgttttttgggggggttttttgggATGCCAGTTGGGGAACTACGTGGGGAGAAGAAGGCTTCGTTCGAATCGCCAGAAACAAGAAGAACCTCTGCGGGATAGCCAGCTTTGGCGTCTACCCTACAGTGTAAAAATGGACCCACCACCCAAATCATCTTCGTGCAATTTTTGGTTGTACATGTAGGGTATTTATTTAAGACCAGAGAATAGATGTGTgttgtttccatgtgtgtgcaGTGAGCGTGGTGATGAAGAGTCCTGAAAGGCCAATATTCTgtcaaaaaaagtgaatttcacAAAACGACCTCTGCTTCCGTAGCTTTTCTCactaatgttttgatttttttttataaatgtctaAGTTTCACTCACTTTGTGAGtctctcatcttcttctctccaaCTTAAacatgattgatttttttgtaccatttgaaatgttgttgtaaTCAGTGACctcttttaaaggtgctatttgtaagaaaagtcgATTtgtgagtctcattcccaacttttGAGAACGTAGGACGGGTTGGACTccatcccaaagcgtcagttttTGATGAACTGGGAATTGaactcaaaaacaaacttttcttaGAAAAAGCGCCTTTAAATCTTTTCTGAACTCATACTTTTATTGGAGAGCTTTTCATGAATTTACTGGATATTTATTGACGGACCTTGTGGAGTGTTTTTTCcgtttttttgtattatttgtttttaactcaatcagaaattgtttttatgatttGCTTGTTCTGAAGTTGCAGTCTCGTGTAAAGTGGGTATAGAAAAACTCTAGAAATGAAGATTGCAaccattattgttgttgttagctgCAGGGGCACACGCATAATAAAAATATTAGTGATAAAGAAATCATGTGTCATATCTGTCCATTACTATGTTTGATTTTTAGAggtatttaattaaataacaaaagttGAGAACAATAAGCTTTTTCTCTATATAGGATTCCTTTTAGTATTGGACTGACCTTCATCCAGTGGTCTGAAACGTGACTCCAAATGAACAGTAATGTTGCTCCATAACTGCTggacatgttaaaaaaaaaaaaaaaacaaagaaagaaagaaagaaaaaaaaaagggggaaaaaaggcaatGATCCATCAGTGGTGtgattgtttctgctgcccccatgTGGCCAGAATAAAACACTTGTTTCAGGTGTAATCACCAGCAGGTGTGAAGTGAACATGCTGATAAAAGACCCAGACACAAAGTCAGTCTGGACTTACCTTCCTTCAGTGATCCACCCAGGTAGGTCCTACTCTAAACATCTCTGCCATCGAGGGAGGATGACTGCTTTCTGTGCTGGCTTTTGATTCTgctggttgtttttctctccagaaaTGTAATGACAAACATTTGTGGCTTGAAGTACCCCCTACCATCGGTCTGTCAATTTGTCTTGAAGTTGCTGGAAATATCTTATTGTAGTGTGTAACACAAGGGTCAGTCAAAGTCAAATATcttttaacacacatttaaacattaaaacataaaatgggctgctgcagctgtccAATCAAGGTGAGCTGGCTTTTGGTCTGTTGTTGGAAAATTTGAAGAcatatgtctctttttttttttttgtccctcccccagatccagaaatgtttcggAGCCTGCTCTTGACCATCCTGTGTGGATCTGCAGTGGCCGTCATCAACTCGGAACTGGACCGACACTGGGAGCTGTGGAAGAAGATGCATAATAAAGTCTACTCTCACCAGGTAAAACTAAGGTCTCTAATCAGGTTCCTTATAATGGCTCTCTTGGTTTTGCTTTGTGTGAAGTCTTTTGTACATTTAGTTATGAGTTAAATCTTCATCTCTTGTTACCCTTATGTGTGATGAATGAGCGGTCAGTGTTAACGCTGTGATGCAGATTGAGGAGCTGGGTCGCAGGCGGATATGGGAAGAAAACTTGGAGATGATTAACATCCATAACCTGGAAGCCTCTCTTGGCTTACACACCTATGAGCTGGCAATGAACCACCTGGGAGACCTGGTGAGTATGCTGGCAACAGCATTTGGTGTTTTTTACAGGTGGTCTCCAGTGGCTGGAGACTACAAACATGTTGTACTCAAGAAAACCTGACACGTGGATGTGGAAGAAGGAGAGAACTGACTGGTAATATCTGTTTGCAGACCACTGAGGAGATCCTAAGCAACTTGACCCGCACAGTTGTGCCTCCTAACCTGGAAAGCATTCCTTCCAACTATGTCAGGGTCAATGTCTCTCTGCCACCATCAGTGGACTGGAGGGATCAAGGCCTGGTGACTGAGGTCAAAATGCAGGTGAGAACTCCATCTATGGGAGGCCAAATGGGACAGAATTCCTTGTTCCTTGTGCCTTGTGACGCAGGTTCCTCCAtagtttgggggttttttttgttttttttttttaatcggtCCAGTAGGAGCTCCTCAGCTCGCATCTTTTGAAGAGGTTGGAGAGACAAGTTTTGGTGTTCACCTTCTTCCAGCAGTAATTTATTTCAGTTATGACTGAATATTTAACAAATGGTGACAATGATAAAGATTTTAGAATGGGACTCTTGTTTCTGGTCTCTTTCTCTGTAGGAATACTTTCCAGAGCATTTTTAGTGGACGTAACTTAAGTCGTAGTTACCCCTAAGGATTTCATTGCAGCCTCTCTAGCTGTTATTGAACTGCCAGCTGAAGCGTTATACTAGACCAAACTCTTGGTAAACATCAGGCCACGGTCTTGAAAATACTGGAATTCCTCTACATGTGCGTGACTCGGCTCATGGGAGAAGCTGGTCTTTGGGACTTTCTCCCAGAAATATTTCTACGTGCAAGAGGACCTGAATGAATGATGGCTTGCCCTCATACATCCCAAAGTTGCCATTGTAGCTTCAGAAGACTCGGTCTACATTAAATTTACGTGCAACATTTCTGTCTTCCAGGGCTCTTGTGGCTCTTGTTGGGCCTTCAGTGCTGTTGGGGCACTGGAGGGGCAGCTCAAGAAGTCCACAGGTGTCCTGACAAGCCTAAGTCCTCAGAACCTGGTGGACTGCTCGCAAAAATTCGGAAACCACGGGTGCAACGGCGGCTTCATGACGAGCGCCTTCCAATATGTAATTGAAAACGAAGGCATAGATTCTGATGCAGCCTACCCTTACGTTGGCCAGGTGAGACATTTGGTAAAACGTCGTGTCCAAACCTTGATGCTTAACTCTGGACAAAACATCATTAATTCCCATGCACATGGCTTTCTTTCCAGAGTGGTAACTGCAAGTATAACCCCAAAAATCGGGCCGCTAGCTGCTCAAGCTACACCATTTTACCAAAGGGGGATGAACATGCATTAAAGGAAGCTTTGGCCAACATTGGCCCCATCGCCGTAGCAATTGATGCCTCCAGGCCCAAGTTTGTCTTCTATCGTCACGGTGAGTAGTGGTGGCAtcaaacctctttttttttttttcttttttttttttttttttttttaaattgcgtGTCAAATCCTGGGTGGATTTTAAAGAGGCAATTTTGAGCTCAGTTTTGCTTTCTACTCCCGCTTCTTGGCCCCACAGGTGTTTACAGAGACCGCAAGTGCAGCCATCATGTGAATCATGGCGTGCTGGCTGTGGGCTACGGCACCGAGAAGAGACGCGACTACTGGCTGGTCAAGAACAGGTAGCGTATGGAATaaccagttttttgtttttgttttttcttaagaATGGTTGTATTTTCAATGTGCATTTCctcaatttatttttcttgccgGTGTGTTCCTATGATCTAGTTGGGGTGTAACCTATGGAGACGAAGGCTACATCAAGATGGCTCGAAACAAGCGCAACCAGTGTGGCATCGCTCTCTACGCTTCTTACCCCGTCATGTGATTTGTCCAATTtttgaatgtacatttttgaaaatgtttgggtattttttaaataaatgtttcatgctACTTGATGAAAGTTCTCaatcatccaggtcatggtaattctaaggGCAATTGGACAtgttttagtgtcttttttttttttttcttatagaGTAGTTGGagccacttgtgggttgttgaccaCACCGGGCTTCATTCGAGTTGCTAGGTGAGCCCTGGTGTGAGTGGTTATGCTTGTCTGAGGAGGGAACTCGGTATCGTAGGTGGGTACTCGGCAATATCATGCCACCTCTGTTGTTCAAACACAGCCGTTAGTTTGACATGGATGGATTCTTACTCTTCATAACagctgtcttctctggccaagatgtttacagtGTTGTCCTCAGAGGACTTGGACTGTAGCTCATATATAAAGTCATTCatccttgtgtgttttttgctaCCATTGCCTATGATCTtgtggaaagaagaaaatgtaattaacaaaatgggggggggggggaaatgatGCACAAAAGCCTTCCTGCCAAACGGATGACTTCAGCTGGTAAATCAAGAATAATCGGGAACCCTGTGATGGGCAACTTGTGACTTCACTTTGTACAAGTAAAAAGCCAAATAGTCAGCTCATTCAGCCTGTGGCTACATATCTGGATAATAAATTAAGCAGGGCCGTCGGTTTATTTTCTGCAAGAATTCAGATCTGCTCGAAGGAAAGGGCACATCACCTCTGCTGACTTGCTTCACTAGTAATTCTTGATATTTTAAGAGGGTTCTTCTTACTTATGACAggtttggagccattttttattcatttttagtCAAAATGAAGCTATACAAGCTGGTTTCAGATGGTAGCCTTCAGACCCACTCGCTCTGAGGGAACTAAatcctgcttgttttttgttttgtttttttgattatttcaaGGTAACAAAGATTGTTC
This window of the Acanthopagrus latus isolate v.2019 chromosome 3, fAcaLat1.1, whole genome shotgun sequence genome carries:
- the LOC119016604 gene encoding cathepsin S-like isoform X1, whose product is MLIKDPDTKSVWTYLPSVIHPDPEMFRSLLLTILCGSAVAVINSELDRHWELWKKMHNKVYSHQIEELGRRRIWEENLEMINIHNLEASLGLHTYELAMNHLGDLTTEEILSNLTRTVVPPNLESIPSNYVRVNVSLPPSVDWRDQGLVTEVKMQGSCGSCWAFSAVGALEGQLKKSTGVLTSLSPQNLVDCSQKFGNHGCNGGFMTSAFQYVIENEGIDSDAAYPYVGQSGNCKYNPKNRAASCSSYTILPKGDEHALKEALANIGPIAVAIDASRPKFVFYRHGVYRDRKCSHHVNHGVLAVGYGTEKRRDYWLVKNSWGVTYGDEGYIKMARNKRNQCGIALYASYPVM
- the LOC119016604 gene encoding cathepsin S-like isoform X3, with the protein product MQIEELGRRRIWEENLEMINIHNLEASLGLHTYELAMNHLGDLTTEEILSNLTRTVVPPNLESIPSNYVRVNVSLPPSVDWRDQGLVTEVKMQGSCGSCWAFSAVGALEGQLKKSTGVLTSLSPQNLVDCSQKFGNHGCNGGFMTSAFQYVIENEGIDSDAAYPYVGQSGNCKYNPKNRAASCSSYTILPKGDEHALKEALANIGPIAVAIDASRPKFVFYRHGVYRDRKCSHHVNHGVLAVGYGTEKRRDYWLVKNSWGVTYGDEGYIKMARNKRNQCGIALYASYPVM
- the LOC119016605 gene encoding cathepsin K-like isoform X2; this translates as MGLNHLADMTSEEVNEKLNGLKLEEPFNFSNDTFKGVDGLSIPQSVDWRKDGLVSPVMNQGLCGSCWAFSSMGALEGQMKKRTGVLVQLSPQNLVDCSTSEGNLGCRGGYISKSFSYVIRNGGVDSERSYPYEHKNGKCRYSVKGKAGYCSDFHILPRGDEKALQAVVGSVGPVSVAINAMLPSFHLYRGGLYNVPNCNPRFINHAVLVVGYGTERGEDFWLVKNSWGTTWGEEGFVRIARNKKNLCGIASFGVYPTV
- the LOC119016605 gene encoding procathepsin L-like isoform X1; amino-acid sequence: MHILCALLLLDRLVLARSSPALNKMWDEWKIKHRKVYDNQTEVVFRRAVWEKNAQLVWRHNQEASAGKHSFTMGLNHLADMTSEEVNEKLNGLKLEEPFNFSNDTFKGVDGLSIPQSVDWRKDGLVSPVMNQGLCGSCWAFSSMGALEGQMKKRTGVLVQLSPQNLVDCSTSEGNLGCRGGYISKSFSYVIRNGGVDSERSYPYEHKNGKCRYSVKGKAGYCSDFHILPRGDEKALQAVVGSVGPVSVAINAMLPSFHLYRGGLYNVPNCNPRFINHAVLVVGYGTERGEDFWLVKNSWGTTWGEEGFVRIARNKKNLCGIASFGVYPTV
- the LOC119016604 gene encoding cathepsin S-like isoform X2 codes for the protein MFRSLLLTILCGSAVAVINSELDRHWELWKKMHNKVYSHQIEELGRRRIWEENLEMINIHNLEASLGLHTYELAMNHLGDLTTEEILSNLTRTVVPPNLESIPSNYVRVNVSLPPSVDWRDQGLVTEVKMQGSCGSCWAFSAVGALEGQLKKSTGVLTSLSPQNLVDCSQKFGNHGCNGGFMTSAFQYVIENEGIDSDAAYPYVGQSGNCKYNPKNRAASCSSYTILPKGDEHALKEALANIGPIAVAIDASRPKFVFYRHGVYRDRKCSHHVNHGVLAVGYGTEKRRDYWLVKNSWGVTYGDEGYIKMARNKRNQCGIALYASYPVM